TGATCATAGAAGGCGTGTACACAAGTTAAAACTTGATCAATTAACGAGATTTGCACACATCTTTTTTGTCTTCGTAATCTTTGAGTTGGTGTCCAACTTTTCTTTTAGTTGCGCATAACTGTTTTAGAATTGATTTATTTTTTTCGTTTCATCATTAAAAGAAcaatatagtatataatatatgGGTTATTCAAAATTCCGGGCCCTTTCAAAATTTAGGCTCATGTGCGATTGCACACACTCGCACACCCTCTAAACGGCCACGACCAATGCGTAACTTTAATGCGCGCTTTATAAACTTCTTATGCGCATATCAACATTAGATTATAACAATTgcatataatatataaacataaatatttcaTTCAACTAAATCCCAAACTGTACAAAACATACACCTTTTAACCAATTACCCAACTTGTTGTACCTGCCCATAATATCGTCTATCTAATTCACAAATCGCGTTAGAACGTGAGAAACGCTACATTCGCGAGTCACGACTACTAGCAGAAACCGGATCTTGAGTTGCGTTACCATTCGGGTTCAAATTCGACCCAACATTTAAACCCGACCCAGAATCTGGTTTCAAACTCGACCCAACATTTTGGTTGTGCAACGAAGCAGCAGTCGATTCAGAACACCGACTTACATCCGAACCATCAGAAACATTGGGTTCGAGCTTATTACTTAAACTCAAATAATTAGTCAACGAACTTGGGTCAACCGATGAGCTACTAGAAGGTTCTATTTCACGTTCCGTGTTTGACGTTTTACTTACGGACTCTGCAGATTCTTCGTTTCCCAAAAGTAAGTTCACAGCGTCTTTCATTCGTTCACGTCTTGGACTAATTGCCTGCGAAATCACTTGAGATAGGGCCCGCTCATCATCTCCTGGTTCGAACTTGTGCATCAAGTATTCTTTAACCGATACACCTTTATTCTGCGGACTATATTCGGTCTTTTTATCACTGGTTTCATTGGTTTCGCGATTTGAGATAGTGAGGTTCGAGAATTTTGTATCGGTTGAATTTAACGATGGTTCGTGGTTCTTGTTTGCTGATTGTTTATCGATATCTGATGCAACCGAAGGTTCGTACACTGGAAATGCAGATTCACAGAGTTAAAAATTAATCAGTTGTGCATTAAAGATGCTAAAGTACACAAATTGAACATAGATGTAACGGAATGTTTGTGTGGTTTATGTCATTAGAAGTACAGGGGTGATTTATGTCATTCTGCAATAGTTCAGGGGTTATTTCTGTAACTTTGAAAGAGGTAGTTATTTTCTGTTATATTCATATGAGTGTATATCATATGTACAGATTCTTATTCTTCTTTGTAATCAATATCCAGTTTCAATAACAAATCAATTGAGTTTGATTATCTAAGTATGTGCATTCTATTTTCTTGTGTGAATCGaatttaacaaaataaaagaaCATACAAATTAATGCGTAAATATAAGACTAGAGTAAATAATCACACTTACAAAAATATCCATAATACGATATCATTATCTAGAAATCTTAAGCCTAATAAAGTTAAATACATAAAATGATCCGTATATATAACTAGGGTTTTTCTAACGGCATGGTTGTCGTTAAGGTGCGTTAATGTGTAGTACAAGGTGGTTAATGTTGACTTTACATGGCGGTTATTAAAAGTACAAGTCTTTTTTGCATCTTAACGACAGTTTAAGAGTTGTCACTAGAAAAGTCCATGTAATTAAACCATATAATTTAAATATTTGAAAAAGGTATGAAAATCGAGATTGTTTTAATGAAGAATATCTTACGTGGTGAACCAAAGTATTCGGAGCCTTCGGTTTCATCATCATCCGCAGAACCAGCAGTGCGTTGTGAACTGTGTGATTCATTATGGTCTCGATGCCTTCTCACACTTAACGATTTTTTTAACTTTTGGGCCTTTTCTTTGACCTTTTTAAACACCGATTTCTTGTTATGGTGGTCATCATGGTCATCATGATCATAgttttttttcaactttaaggaATTAGATAACCCCCTCAGCGATCTACCTACGAAAACCGACAAATAAATTCGATATTTAATCGGCATATGTAAAGACGGAATATGTTTCATACAAGATATAATGTATTGAAGGCTCATGCATACACCAATTATGCAAAAGGAAAGACATTTTTAACTCAAAAGTTAACACGAATAAAACTTGGATTTATCTAACGGCGACCCTTACGAGTTACGATTGTCGTGGTGCATAAAAAGCTTGTAACATTCAATAACCTCCAATTTAAAGTCAAAGGTAACCGCTATGTACAAGTCTTTTATGCACCTTCatgtagggatgacaatggatacccgatccagtggatatccatccgatccacccgattattcgtggatatggacgatctaaatggatatggatatggatgtggatgaaaaaaattcatccatggatgaacccgctttcacccgaaataactaaatatataaatttatctctcaaattatgtagtgatatttcattaattatattcatattcatctttctttatattttctctaaaaatataactttcttcttatattttgttttgtttaaataatcaaatgtatttatcgtactttggtggttcaaatgtgattccatgtaactataAGTAAGGAACTTACATGTCGATATttttacacgtttaataggttatctattgaatatttgttatatagattagtaaaatgtgactttcggtcgcataaactattaaaaatattacttttgatcgtatatagtgaaccaccgcttataattgttaaaaataaaataaatttaaacggatatggataattatccattaacccgcttcacccgacggatatggatattgatggatgaaaagtaaaaaaaataaatggatatgaatatggatacggatacggcctcacccgatccatatccgatccattgccatccctaccttCATGACATGAAAAAAAAAACCATAAAGCTTTTATAATTTAAAGTTGACAAAGAGGGGTCTTATTAAGACTTGGGAAATTgaccaaaatacactttttttaaaaaaaaatcaaagaaaatacactttttaaaaaaaattgtcaatATACACCATTGGGTAGACCAAAGTGATGGTCGACTACCATATAtcttggtcgaccacctcatttttcaaggtggtcgaccaaactTCATTGAGTTCCCGGTCGACTACCatgtaaacatggtcgactaccTCTCATTTTTTCATGGTCGACTACCCTAACAAAAAACAAGGCGGGCGACCCAATACATGGTCGACTACCAAATAAGTAATTAAAAAACTAACTTGACCAGACAACATACGCAGACATACATAACTGGAAAAACGGGTTTCCTTTCAAAGCATGTCATCTTTGTATCTGGAATCATGAGCATCTATGATAGTTATAGCACTATTTAAGGTACTTACTTAACAATATAATTAAACAGTGATTGTACTGATCATGTACTAAAAATCCCAACTTAAATTAGGATGTTCCAGATGTTGAGGGTGACAAGATTAATGGAATTAACTCCCTTGCTTCTCAAGTCGGCCAAATACGTGTAAGAATTAAACTATATCGATCAATTTATCTATCAATCAGAAATAGCTTTAGgattaatttgaaataatataaaatttaatttGAATTTAGGAATGAAACAACTTACATATGAATTTCTTCAGGTTTATTGGATTTGTATATGGCTTTTGGAAATGGTATACGGTGTGGCTATATTAACCGGGTTGTTATCAACAAGGTTTTGGATCCGATTGATTATTGTAAATTagttttttaattatttatttggtAGTCGACCATGGTTTGGGTCGCCCGCCTTGTTTTTTATTGGGGTAGTCGACCATGAAAAAATGAGAGGTAGTTAACCATGTTTACACGGTAGTTGACCGGGAACTCAATGaagcttggtcgaccaccttgaaaaatgaggtggtcgaccaagaTATATGGTGGTCGACCAACTCTTTGGTCTACCCAGTGGTGTATATTGGCaacttttttttaaaaagtgtattttctttaaaaaaaaatttaaaaagtatATTTTGGTCAATTTCCCTTAAGACTTGCATACTTGGTAGCTTTTAGTACATTACCCTGATAAACAAACTAAAACAAATTACAAAAAATTACCTTGCAGATTTTGGGATCGAGATCTTGAATTTTTCGATCCTGGCCAGTTTTGTGGTCTTGGAGCGTTTGAAGCATCTGTCGATGCCGTTTTCCTTGTATCATCAGGTTGAGCCATTGCTAATAATTCATAAAAATATGGTTTTGTATTTCTACGAATAATCAACGAAAAATCTTTAACAACAAATAGTTATCTACATTGGTGCCACAATTTTAGGCACTTTGTGTGAACAACATATCATAGGAATTAGACAGTTGACTAGGTCAAGCAACATAAATGTTCTCCCAAAATAGTAACCTTTTCATCCTATATAAGTTTACACAGAACGTAGTATTATTACACATGGATAATGTACAATGTGCAAAAAGATATATATGTTGTACATGAACGACTAACGATAGATTTGGTTTTTAGTCCAGTCAACAAACAGAGAAAGTTTTGACTTTTGGTTGAAAATCCAAAAGTCAAATCAAAATCTcatttcaagattttgttttcaatTTCTTCCAAGGTGAGTCCTTTTGTTTCGGGTACATAGAGTATCACGAATGCGAGCGATAACAAAGCAATTGCTCCAAAAAGGAGAAAAAGATTTTCAGCACCAAGTAGCTCCTGCATAAAAAATGTTGACTTTTTGATATCGTGACTTAAGAAATGTTGACTTTTACGTTCAGAAAGAAAATGCTGACCTTCAATGGAGAAAAAGCGAAGGTTACTAATGCATTCGAACCGAAGTTTGTTAGAACCGCAAGACTAATTCCTTTCCCTCGTGTACGCGAAGGAAATATTTCAGATACCATAAGCCAACTTATCGGTCCGAAAGATATCTGAAAATACCAAAAAAAAAGTAATTTTTTTATTGATTTAggtaaaaaaaaaacatataaaatatttataaaaaattaCCTGGTAGCATCCAACATAAAGAAGTAAAGCGCCTACAGCAATCAACGGGAACCCGCCAAGGAATTTGTAATAAGCCGTAAGTAAAAGTAACGAAATAGTCTGTATAAGAAAAAATTAGCACACGTTTAATATTATGGAAAAATTATTCGACTACCAAATGTGTTTATTTCTATAATTGGAAAGAACACAACGTACGATTCCGCTAATTCCTCCGATCAGCAAAGGTTTTCTCCCGAGATCATCAACTTTTAGAATGGCTACACTTGTCATCAATAGCTGCACGAGCATATAAACAAACGAAAACAATTGACTATCTTTTCGAACCAACATGGTTGACTTTTCATTACAAAGAAAAAAAACACACGATGAGATGTCGCTGAGTCATCATTACACATACCTTAAAGACACCGATGATGACTGAAACTCGTGTTGCATCAGCAGCCGCAGAGAATCCCGCAGTCTTGAGTCCAAAATTCACATATACGCAAGCAAAATGATAATAagtgtatataaatacatatactatacatatatacataaatatgttaatataaatacatataatacctGAAGAATTTGACCAGCATAGTATAAAACACTTGGCTGCCCGGTTATCTGTTAAACGGTGATACTCAATAAGCTTAACTAAAGAAAAGATATACACTTAAATGTGCGTGGCCAAACACTCACATTCAAAATGCACATTCAAACACTCGCATAGTTTAGGGGTGCTCATTGGTGCGATTTTCGTTTTCTAGGTTTATTCGTTTTTTAAAAATTTTGGAGGCAAAACCGAATCCGAACTGAAAACCGAATACGTTCGGTTTCGATTAGAACCGAAAATCCCAAAAAAGCATAATTAAACCAAGATAATAATAACAAATCAACTTAAAAATTGACTTTCGATTTTAATATCGATTTTTGgtcaatatatattaattatttaatatattattagttgaaattcggttttgaattcaatttcggttaaaccgaattaaaAACCAATAACCGACTTCAAAGTAGAAAACCaaaccaaaaccgaaccgaaacCTGAATTCAAATTCGGCTTATTTTTTCGGTTTTCATTCGGGTCGGTTTTCGGGTTAATTGGTTTGAAACCAAATATTGAACACCTCTAGCACTATAATTTATGAACAACGAACAAGATAAGTTTGAACTATTACTTGCTGAAAAAGGACCAAACCTCCACCAATCACAAACGCTTTCAAACTCGGGCCTTGAAACACCTCAAAAATACTCCCTTCAGATTCTTGATCGGTACCGTAAGCCGATTTTAAAGAAACAAGAGTGTCCTCGATTTGCTTTTCGGAAACTTTATCGCCAGCTGGACGGCCCCTAAGTTTGCTTAACGCAACAATGGCCTTCTCTTTATACTCTTGCAAAGAAGCTTTACCTTGGACCGCTCTTAAAAGTAACCATCTTGGAGATTGAGGTAGGCCCCACACACCTAAACCCATCAAAAGAGCGACGGGTGCGCTAAAACCGAACATATAACGCCAACCTCCAACAGCGTCAATCTGAAAGCTGCCTACAAAGTAACCTAACTGTATAAAGAAGAAATGACCCATTATTGAACTTTTTCAAATTAACTTCTTGTTATCAAAACTACAGTTTGGCCGAAACCAAGTTAACAGCTGAATGAAGCGATTTGGTGGTGACGGAAAAGTAGGTGGTGGCGGCCGAGTTAGCTTTTTCAAGGTAACTTTTTCTAAGATTTTGGAAAACGAGTTAAAAGTTTGTACGCAATTCATAAACAATTTCGGAAACTTATAACCCATTTTACCCGGTCATCTTTCAGAAAATTAAAGATTTGATCCATCTGATATTACATGACCCGACGCAATGTATTCATCAGTTCGGTTTGTAAATACATAAACAACTCGACGCAACGTAACCTAAATAAGAACTGTCCACATGTTTATTTAGTGATTGATTAAAAATAAATACCAAGATTCCAAGAACTATAAACAGTTCTTTTAAAGATATTAAAGTCCCACGAATCTGAGACGGGCAAGTCTCGGCAATATAGAGCGGTGCACCATGCATAGCCTGAAAAACCAAAAAATGAGATATTGGTTGAAAATTCATGCTGTTTAAGTTATATATTTAtgtgcgcacacacacacacacacatataggtatctatatgtatgtatatttgtatgtgtgtgtgtgtgtgtgtgtgtatatgtatatgtatatgtatatgtatatgtatatgtatatgtatatatatgtatgtatgtatgtaatgaGCTTAAGGGTCCATGGAAGCTTACCAAACCGATACCTAGTCCATAGAGAACTCGACCTAGTAAGAGCACACCGAGACCTGGAGCGTAGGCCGTGATCGAACCGCCGAGTAAATAAAGTAGTGCAGCTAATAAGAGTTCACGCTTCCTACCTTCAAAAGTCAACGTCTTGTTTTACTTGAAAATATGTTCGAGCTtattgatagttttattaatagaGAAAAAATACCGAGGAAATCGGCAATAGGGTAGACTAAGATAGAACCAAAAAGAGCTCCGTACAGGGAGCCAGAGACCTGCATTTGAATAGAACCCATGAGGTAAACAGTACATGTGGTGCCATAATCAGCATGTTTGGTTAAAGTGGTTAATTCAGCCGGTTTACTTATGAATGGATCAATTCGGATTCCGTTTTATCTATAATTGGCCAATGGGTTGATACGTACGTACACAAAAGACCAAAGACCATCTCGAATCAGTCGCTATCATGGCTAAAAAAAACATAACAAGGAAACGGGTCAAATGGGATGAAAGTGGCCACAGGTATACTTTAATGTGTAGAATCTCATAAACTGATTTATACCatcaattatataattatatagttATCAAAATAATATAGTTTTCTTATTTAACATTATAGttagatactttgaaaaggaaattTCTGATAGAAAGTGTCTGGGATAACCCAAACAATACACATACATAAAGAGATAAAGTACCTTAAGTCGCAATGCAATCCGCCCCATTTATCACCACTAGGTTAGGTTAGTTCTCCTTGTCTTAAACATCATTAGAAATTTATTTTTCAATAAACAAATTTAGTAGGTTCTGATTTGTGAACACTTGATTATGTCAGGCCATTTTTACATTTATTTCAAAGCATAAGAATTCCGTATGATTCGTTTAACCCTTCAGCAGTAAAACATAACCCAATTTGACACACTTTCACATAAATGGACTGAAATCACCACGTATCAACCCACGAAAAAGAAGTGAAAAAAAGAAATAGATAACTTACCACAAGACCAAGTTGGACAGCAGACAGATTAAACCATGTAGTACCACTAAGCTCGGCTGACTACAGATAAATTAAGTTAAGTATCAATTCAACAAAGAAAATTAACATGATCTATATGACATAAAAACATAGTTTTCTGTACTTTAAAGTTAAAAAATATACATACCTGCAATGAGAGTGTAGCACCAGAGGTTGCACCAATGTCATATCCAAATAGTAAACCGCCCAACGCTGGGAATACAAACCTGATATTAAAAATACCAAATGTTACAAAAAATATCAAAGTACTTGTTTTTTTAACGACTAACACAACAGACTACATGAAAGGTTGACACTTTGTatgtaatgacaaacttgtcattgTAAATTGTTGTATTAATCTCAACCACTTAGAAGATTGAGATGTTTTTAGCAATATTTGTTTTCCTTTTGTTTCACACAAATAATAAtgtatttcaatttcaatttcaatttcaatttcaatttcaattgatACTATTGATTATAAATACATTCCAACCCAGAACGAAAAATTAAAACTTTATTACAAAATTAGCAAACTAAGAAGaaaatatatacaattaataacaataatagtaaaagtAACATACGGTAAAATAACAGAAGACCAAGAAAAATCTTCTTGATATGCTTCTTCCCCTGCTGCGGAAGCTTTAACCTAATTTAAtttcaaataaaaatacaaaaattggtTATCAAATCAATTACATACAAAACAAAATCTAAATTAGAATGTGGGTTAGAGTTCAATCACCTTAAAATTAAACTTTTTAGATGGAACTAAAGGCATGTTTGTGAACAATGGGCATTTGAATTGAGTG
This genomic stretch from Rutidosis leptorrhynchoides isolate AG116_Rl617_1_P2 chromosome 11, CSIRO_AGI_Rlap_v1, whole genome shotgun sequence harbors:
- the LOC139876447 gene encoding D-xylose-proton symporter-like 3, chloroplastic — encoded protein: MALATSTQPLFKFYSQLKHQNHLILKSHKTHLSNPSYLPSFPQISSPFSQSNTQFKCPLFTNMPLVPSKKFNFKVKASAAGEEAYQEDFSWSSVILPFVFPALGGLLFGYDIGATSGATLSLQSAELSGTTWFNLSAVQLGLVVSGSLYGALFGSILVYPIADFLGRKRELLLAALLYLLGGSITAYAPGLGVLLLGRVLYGLGIGLAMHGAPLYIAETCPSQIRGTLISLKELFIVLGILLGYFVGSFQIDAVGGWRYMFGFSAPVALLMGLGVWGLPQSPRWLLLRAVQGKASLQEYKEKAIVALSKLRGRPAGDKVSEKQIEDTLVSLKSAYGTDQESEGSIFEVFQGPSLKAFVIGGGLVLFQQITGQPSVLYYAGQILQTAGFSAAADATRVSVIIGVFKLLMTSVAILKVDDLGRKPLLIGGISGITISLLLLTAYYKFLGGFPLIAVGALLLYVGCYQISFGPISWLMVSEIFPSRTRGKGISLAVLTNFGSNALVTFAFSPLKELLGAENLFLLFGAIALLSLAFVILYVPETKGLTLEEIENKILK